One segment of Rubripirellula amarantea DNA contains the following:
- the ruvX gene encoding Holliday junction resolvase RuvX: protein MTDKTFPKSGRIAAVDFGSVRIGIAVCDPDRILASPLEIHPAERWRESEDYFRGLVKSEKLVGFIVGLPIHLDGGESQKSKECREFAVWLAEVTEMPTRLFDERFTTADAKQRIAGAGYTRKKKKDRIDAIAALVLLESFIEACRYRGEIAGTPVSSAAEGGESLDDESN, encoded by the coding sequence ATGACAGATAAAACCTTCCCAAAAAGCGGACGCATAGCAGCCGTCGACTTTGGTAGCGTGCGGATTGGGATCGCGGTTTGTGACCCCGACCGAATTTTGGCCAGCCCGCTGGAAATTCATCCAGCCGAACGATGGCGTGAATCGGAAGACTACTTCCGAGGCCTCGTGAAGTCAGAAAAACTGGTGGGCTTTATCGTGGGCTTGCCCATTCACCTCGATGGAGGCGAAAGCCAGAAGAGCAAAGAATGCCGCGAATTCGCGGTTTGGCTTGCCGAGGTGACAGAAATGCCAACTCGGTTATTCGACGAGCGGTTTACAACGGCGGACGCGAAACAAAGGATCGCCGGTGCGGGCTACACTCGCAAAAAAAAGAAGGATCGCATTGATGCTATCGCAGCTTTGGTCCTCCTCGAATCGTTCATCGAGGCGTGCCGTTATCGTGGTGAAATTGCGGGGACGCCGGTCTCATCCGCCGCAGAAGGCGGCGAAAGTCTAGATGACGAATCGAACTGA
- a CDS encoding protein kinase domain-containing protein — translation MASPINPYAEVLGLPESNSRPTYYELLGIASGEDNERSIKAAYYQRVAQVSVLQGGSLANTCDVLLAELAEARDCLADAEQRHAYNQRLEKKPGQHGIINSKERKSRQNRSEQSIVQTVRISHSKEVGQFLFAPESGEAELPNDPESKVEATIGGHAANGTDPFATLNYGEMGHATKTATPTLGAAKTTKKASGVDREIVKTIATQYKKPTLLARMLPWRTAQELVKELFARGDATDLQQQLLRDNQLESLVIGSYLIEAALPRTRLQAIVGALRLTNQDVNSIHSGHSFLASRMSDGELVSLRILPRTFRDHLRSLRTWTNRSNQISSPAVMKTLECGFDQGRAFVATEYRVGEDLRTLVNRLGPLSLAQALNVIIQCSQCLEAALDTGIQHPALHPGKILVDSKGKLSIRHFALDNCIWTNRLEQGNLAQVIPFLPPDNLQFVAAETCVIGLSTDNTRTLQNKSFISTDCRANIYSLGCLLYYLLTGEAPIKGTSANEIAKGQAERLLPRVTTKRSGIPEVIDQLIGRMTAKHPERRFDSYSHLRKALSEVCRIAKLSGEDVRRGWNGTGLDDRIPIKRRRGVKRLHVGRFIKSVSLAVVLATLLGYAGIQGYQAILPQVQEDHQAPKIDPTSKPKREPQPKVFQFNDVGEIPEVESFDAFQLD, via the coding sequence ATGGCTTCCCCCATCAATCCCTATGCCGAAGTATTGGGCCTGCCTGAATCGAATTCGCGGCCGACCTATTACGAACTGCTTGGAATCGCCAGCGGCGAAGATAACGAGCGGAGCATCAAAGCCGCCTACTATCAGCGGGTAGCTCAAGTGAGCGTTTTGCAAGGTGGCAGTCTTGCCAACACCTGTGATGTGTTGCTCGCAGAACTAGCAGAAGCTCGAGATTGTTTGGCGGATGCGGAACAGCGACATGCTTACAACCAACGCCTGGAAAAAAAGCCGGGGCAACATGGCATCATAAATTCCAAGGAGCGAAAATCCCGACAAAATCGGTCAGAACAATCGATTGTGCAAACCGTTCGCATTAGCCATTCCAAGGAGGTGGGTCAGTTCCTATTCGCCCCCGAATCAGGTGAAGCCGAACTGCCTAATGATCCTGAGTCAAAAGTGGAAGCCACGATCGGTGGGCATGCCGCCAATGGGACTGACCCCTTCGCGACCCTGAACTATGGCGAAATGGGTCATGCAACAAAAACCGCCACGCCTACACTTGGTGCGGCGAAGACAACGAAAAAAGCAAGCGGTGTCGACCGTGAGATCGTTAAGACGATTGCAACGCAATACAAGAAGCCGACGCTACTAGCACGCATGCTCCCCTGGCGAACCGCTCAAGAACTGGTGAAAGAACTCTTTGCTAGAGGTGACGCCACAGACCTTCAACAACAATTACTTCGAGACAACCAACTCGAATCCTTGGTTATTGGCTCTTATTTGATCGAAGCGGCTCTGCCCCGAACTAGGCTGCAGGCGATCGTTGGTGCGTTGAGACTGACTAACCAGGATGTCAATAGTATCCATTCGGGACACAGCTTCCTGGCGTCACGAATGAGTGATGGTGAGTTGGTTTCGTTGCGAATCTTGCCGCGGACATTTCGCGACCATCTGCGTTCCCTGCGAACGTGGACTAACCGATCCAACCAAATCTCTTCACCTGCGGTTATGAAAACGCTTGAGTGTGGTTTTGATCAAGGTCGAGCATTTGTGGCAACAGAGTATCGCGTTGGCGAAGACTTGCGAACTCTCGTTAACCGTCTAGGACCACTATCACTAGCCCAGGCATTGAATGTGATCATTCAGTGCTCTCAATGCCTCGAGGCAGCGTTGGATACTGGAATCCAACATCCCGCACTCCATCCCGGTAAGATCCTCGTCGATTCCAAAGGTAAGCTCAGCATCAGGCATTTCGCTTTGGACAATTGCATTTGGACGAATCGACTTGAACAAGGAAACTTAGCGCAAGTCATTCCGTTCTTGCCTCCCGACAACCTTCAGTTCGTCGCGGCGGAAACGTGCGTGATTGGACTGTCAACCGACAATACCCGAACACTGCAAAACAAGTCCTTCATTAGCACAGACTGTCGAGCCAATATCTATTCACTGGGCTGCCTGCTGTACTACCTGTTGACAGGCGAAGCTCCGATCAAGGGAACATCCGCTAACGAAATTGCAAAGGGGCAAGCCGAAAGATTGCTCCCCCGTGTGACGACCAAGCGATCGGGTATACCCGAAGTCATAGATCAATTGATTGGTCGAATGACCGCTAAGCATCCTGAGCGAAGATTCGATAGCTACAGCCATCTGCGAAAAGCCTTATCCGAGGTTTGTCGCATCGCAAAATTGAGCGGGGAAGATGTACGACGCGGATGGAACGGCACAGGGCTGGATGATCGGATTCCGATCAAACGTCGTCGCGGTGTGAAACGCTTACACGTTGGACGTTTCATCAAAAGCGTTTCGCTCGCAGTCGTACTCGCCACACTGCTGGGCTATGCGGGTATCCAAGGATATCAAGCAATTCTTCCCCAGGTCCAAGAGGATCACCAAGCGCCCAAGATCGATCCAACTTCAAAACCTAAGCGTGAACCACAGCCAAAAGTGTTCCAGTTCAACGACGTTGGCGAGATCCCGGAAGTCGAAAGTTTTGACGCGTTTCAACTCGATTGA